In Streptantibioticus cattleyicolor NRRL 8057 = DSM 46488, a genomic segment contains:
- a CDS encoding allene oxide cyclase barrel-like domain-containing protein yields the protein MLNSYEELVETTISATTDIEDFQNIQVGQGGTYEHALFTRSGEKVATTSGGYKILYQRESDNQFMAYLTNEVVFEDGSGTIRVAGWIDLGSLLSGDWAYYPSVGTSGRYLGQTGFMAWRPYDLGKVEGADVKLIMFAAAE from the coding sequence GTGCTCAACAGCTACGAGGAACTGGTCGAGACGACGATCAGCGCCACCACTGACATCGAGGACTTCCAGAACATCCAGGTCGGCCAGGGTGGTACCTACGAGCACGCCCTGTTCACCAGGTCCGGTGAAAAAGTGGCCACCACCTCGGGTGGCTACAAGATTCTCTATCAGCGAGAATCCGACAACCAGTTCATGGCTTACCTGACCAACGAAGTCGTCTTCGAGGACGGATCCGGAACGATCCGGGTTGCCGGTTGGATCGACCTCGGGTCACTCCTGTCGGGGGACTGGGCCTACTACCCGAGTGTGGGTACCAGTGGCCGGTACCTCGGCCAGACGGGTTTCATGGCTTGGCGTCCTTACGATCTCGGTAAGGTCGAAGGGGCCGACGTGAAACTGATCATGTTCGCCGCTGCCGAGTGA
- a CDS encoding helix-turn-helix transcriptional regulator, translating into MIERESELAELAAAFAESAAGGVRVVVLKGVVGTGKTALMEEFGGRARGAGARLLRASGAPTESSLSLGIVRQLLAGEVFDRDRAVVVRGLLDHQLLADAACDGVSRSRVLDGLATAVLELAEQSPVVIAIDDTQYLDAFSQDWLIYLIRRAGLARILIVLGWRDDDIEMSPSNSRLLCAELYQHAYLRLLLLAPLSSSGVAELMTERLPQSVSTELAAEAHQLTGGNLLLLHALLEDSWAAIRGDGPPTELNTGPEFERAVQLVLRRCDPVTLRVAGAISVIGEPSRFAFLDRLVGVASDRVAAATQILTRTGLVEAGRMRHPIMAGAVLNAFSATERSELSRRAADLLKACGADSLTIAEHFVASGRLDDPSAVLNLVEGAQQALEEGHSRRATELLRLAYQVDTDGRRRVEILALLLRAGWRDDLRASVGHLSELTEAMLSGRLRGRHATMPIIMLLIQGRVEDACSVLSRLAADVPPGSRPSWEFEMVRMWLANIYPGIFRRVAGESRTNGTPIMPPGAIGYRLLEHFQSSHHQGAPAERLVQADEALWQQPLTEINLLPLILALHTMMYAERLEEAEQRCRELTQTCLDLQAPTWRALFCAIAADIALRRGSLGVAASRAAAALELVPVAEWGVMAAEPLSTLLTAQTLQGKHDEAARTLALRVPDVMFETPFGLSYLLARGRHYVERGLAQVALDDFQAVADLLDQWGVAQTETLPWRTEMAAAHLQLGDHETAARYAREQLRRIGTDSHLRVRGRTMRLLAATRELHLRPPLLCEAVDVLHRSGDKFELATALAALRDTYTQLGDAGRARSVARKTNSIRQACFAEQPARRVDAPDVLEETEVDMLALSDAERRVAKFAAKGLTNREIASKLYLTTSTVEQHLTRIYRKLGVSSRVQLLSRLGPQPTPSHPALENASA; encoded by the coding sequence ATGATCGAGCGAGAGTCCGAGCTCGCTGAGCTGGCTGCAGCTTTTGCCGAGTCCGCCGCTGGGGGTGTGCGGGTCGTCGTGCTCAAGGGGGTTGTCGGGACCGGTAAGACAGCGTTGATGGAGGAGTTCGGTGGCCGGGCTCGTGGGGCGGGGGCGCGATTGCTCCGGGCGAGTGGGGCGCCGACCGAGAGCTCGCTTTCCTTGGGCATCGTGCGTCAGTTGCTTGCTGGTGAGGTTTTCGACCGCGACAGGGCGGTGGTCGTGCGTGGTTTGCTCGACCACCAGTTGCTCGCCGATGCGGCGTGCGACGGGGTGAGTCGCTCTCGGGTGTTGGACGGGTTGGCGACGGCGGTCCTGGAGTTGGCCGAGCAGAGCCCGGTGGTGATCGCCATTGACGACACACAGTATCTCGACGCGTTCTCCCAGGATTGGCTGATCTATCTGATCCGCCGTGCCGGGCTCGCCCGCATCTTGATCGTCCTTGGCTGGCGCGACGACGACATCGAGATGTCTCCGAGCAACTCCCGGCTACTGTGCGCCGAGCTCTACCAGCATGCCTACTTGCGACTGCTGCTGCTGGCTCCACTGTCGTCGAGCGGCGTCGCGGAACTCATGACCGAGCGACTCCCCCAGTCCGTTTCGACGGAACTGGCCGCGGAGGCACACCAGCTCACCGGTGGCAATCTGCTGCTGCTGCATGCGTTGCTGGAGGACAGTTGGGCTGCCATCCGCGGCGATGGCCCGCCGACCGAGCTGAACACCGGTCCCGAGTTCGAGCGGGCGGTCCAGCTCGTCCTGCGCCGGTGCGATCCGGTGACGTTGCGGGTCGCGGGTGCGATCTCGGTGATCGGTGAGCCGTCGCGGTTCGCCTTCCTCGACCGGCTGGTCGGCGTCGCGTCGGACCGGGTCGCTGCCGCCACGCAGATCCTGACCCGGACCGGTTTGGTGGAGGCCGGCCGGATGCGGCACCCGATCATGGCCGGCGCCGTGCTCAACGCCTTCTCGGCCACGGAGCGCTCCGAGCTGAGCCGACGCGCCGCGGATCTGCTCAAGGCGTGTGGTGCGGACTCCTTGACGATCGCGGAGCACTTCGTCGCCTCCGGCCGTCTCGACGACCCGTCGGCCGTGCTGAACCTGGTGGAGGGGGCGCAGCAGGCGCTGGAGGAGGGCCACTCGCGGCGGGCCACGGAGTTGCTGCGGCTCGCGTACCAGGTCGACACCGACGGCCGGCGTCGGGTGGAGATTCTCGCCCTGCTGCTGCGGGCGGGGTGGCGGGACGATCTGCGAGCCTCGGTCGGGCATCTGTCCGAGCTGACCGAGGCGATGCTGAGCGGTCGGCTTCGGGGCCGGCACGCGACGATGCCCATCATCATGCTGCTGATCCAGGGGCGGGTGGAGGATGCCTGCTCCGTGCTCTCCCGGCTGGCGGCCGACGTGCCGCCGGGCTCCCGGCCCTCATGGGAGTTCGAGATGGTACGGATGTGGCTGGCCAACATCTATCCGGGCATCTTCCGGCGCGTGGCCGGCGAGAGCAGGACGAACGGCACGCCGATCATGCCTCCGGGCGCTATCGGTTATCGACTGCTCGAACACTTCCAGAGCTCCCACCACCAGGGGGCACCCGCGGAACGCCTGGTCCAAGCCGACGAGGCGCTGTGGCAACAGCCGCTGACCGAGATCAATCTGTTGCCGCTCATTCTCGCGTTGCACACGATGATGTATGCCGAGCGATTGGAGGAAGCCGAGCAGCGGTGCCGGGAACTGACGCAGACCTGCCTCGACCTCCAGGCACCCACCTGGCGTGCGCTGTTCTGCGCGATCGCGGCGGACATCGCCTTGCGCCGAGGCTCGCTCGGCGTCGCGGCCTCCCGGGCGGCCGCCGCGCTCGAACTCGTCCCGGTCGCCGAATGGGGCGTGATGGCCGCTGAACCGTTGAGTACCCTGCTGACGGCGCAAACGCTACAGGGCAAACACGACGAAGCGGCACGCACGCTCGCCCTGCGAGTGCCGGACGTGATGTTCGAGACGCCGTTCGGCCTGTCCTACCTGCTGGCGCGCGGCCGCCACTACGTCGAACGCGGCCTCGCCCAGGTCGCCCTCGACGATTTCCAGGCCGTCGCCGACCTGCTCGACCAGTGGGGGGTGGCCCAAACCGAGACACTGCCGTGGCGCACCGAGATGGCCGCCGCTCACCTGCAACTCGGGGACCACGAGACGGCCGCGCGCTACGCTCGCGAGCAGCTGCGGCGCATCGGGACGGACAGCCATCTGCGGGTGCGCGGACGCACCATGCGGCTGCTGGCGGCCACCCGCGAACTGCACCTGCGGCCACCCCTGCTGTGCGAGGCTGTGGATGTGCTGCACCGAAGCGGGGACAAGTTCGAGTTGGCGACTGCGCTCGCCGCCCTGCGCGATACATACACCCAACTTGGTGATGCCGGCCGGGCGCGGTCAGTGGCACGCAAGACCAACAGCATCAGGCAGGCGTGCTTCGCGGAACAACCCGCTCGGCGGGTCGACGCGCCGGACGTGCTGGAGGAGACGGAAGTCGACATGCTCGCGCTCAGCGACGCGGAGCGGAGGGTCGCCAAGTTCGCGGCAAAAGGCCTGACCAACCGGGAGATCGCGAGCAAGCTCTACCTCACGACCAGCACGGTGGAGCAGCACCTGACCCGGATCTACCGCAAACTGGGGGTCAGCTCACGAGTACAGCTGCTGTCCCGCCTCGGACCCCAGCCAACCCCCTCACACCCGGCTCTTGAAAACGCCTCCGCCTGA
- a CDS encoding nuclear transport factor 2 family protein — MTENAFSRMVDRLDIIELTAKYAYRLDTRQFDSLMELWSDVGPVFDEEEFGLGRFTGKDEIRHHFEVDIYGQMENLCHLTANHVINEIHESRASGNCHVFAQGDVRAGGISRATAYYKDEYVREDGIWKFASRKVIPLTRPEVGTFEFPAGRSPFDQ; from the coding sequence GTGACGGAGAACGCATTCTCTCGCATGGTCGATCGACTCGACATCATTGAGCTGACGGCCAAGTATGCGTATCGGCTCGACACTCGCCAGTTCGATTCTTTGATGGAGCTGTGGAGCGACGTCGGCCCGGTTTTCGACGAAGAAGAGTTCGGACTGGGAAGGTTCACCGGGAAGGACGAGATCCGGCATCACTTCGAAGTCGATATTTACGGGCAGATGGAGAACCTCTGCCATCTGACGGCCAATCATGTCATCAATGAGATTCACGAATCCCGAGCGTCCGGTAACTGCCATGTCTTCGCCCAGGGCGATGTGCGGGCCGGCGGGATCTCACGGGCCACCGCGTACTACAAGGATGAATACGTTCGCGAGGACGGGATCTGGAAGTTCGCCAGCCGCAAAGTGATCCCGTTGACCAGGCCGGAAGTCGGTACCTTCGAATTCCCGGCAGGGCGGAGCCCATTCGATCAGTAG
- a CDS encoding cytochrome P450 family protein, protein MTDSTKPCASGTGTAEADLLSWDFIQDPYLTYHEMRAGTGPRRLVIKTLSTGLRSWLVTEYSDVRRLLADPRLSKAAGGAAPIIAKHSTEDVSGAAITSESMLFSDPPQHSRLRRMFSRAFTMRRTLDLRPRVEELTDELLDAIPTGAEIDLVESVAMAIPIAVIGELLGVPRAAHQDLRRWNRALTSVDSEPSEKYQAYMASLEYFRTLVAQKASSHDGADDLINAMIDPDNEERFEESELLSTIFLMMNAGYETTANLISSSVYALLKYPEQLELLRGDATLIPNAVEEFLRYESPLNLSTLRYTTEPVEVGDTVIPAGEVVFLALSSANRDPNRFAEPDRLDIRRNAATHLAFGHGIHHCVGAPLARLEGEIVLARLLDRFSHWEAAEPLERLTWRYTLQFRGLERLPVRLHA, encoded by the coding sequence ATGACCGACTCCACGAAGCCCTGCGCCTCCGGCACCGGGACAGCCGAGGCCGACCTGTTGAGCTGGGACTTCATCCAGGACCCGTACCTGACCTACCACGAGATGCGCGCCGGGACGGGCCCTCGGCGGCTCGTCATCAAGACATTGAGCACAGGCCTGCGTTCATGGCTGGTCACCGAATACAGCGATGTGCGCCGGCTGCTGGCCGATCCCAGACTCTCGAAGGCGGCCGGGGGTGCCGCACCGATCATCGCCAAGCACAGCACGGAGGACGTCTCGGGCGCGGCGATCACGTCGGAGAGCATGCTGTTCAGCGATCCGCCGCAACACTCGCGGTTGCGCCGGATGTTCAGCAGGGCGTTCACGATGCGCCGGACACTCGATCTGCGGCCGCGCGTCGAGGAGCTCACCGACGAGCTGCTCGACGCGATCCCGACGGGAGCCGAGATCGACCTGGTGGAGTCGGTGGCGATGGCCATCCCCATCGCGGTGATCGGCGAGTTGCTCGGTGTACCTCGCGCCGCCCACCAGGATCTTCGCCGGTGGAACCGCGCGCTGACCAGTGTCGACTCGGAGCCGTCGGAGAAGTATCAGGCCTACATGGCGTCGCTCGAGTACTTCCGGACCCTGGTGGCCCAGAAGGCGAGCAGTCATGACGGCGCGGACGACCTGATCAACGCGATGATCGATCCGGACAACGAGGAGCGGTTCGAAGAGTCCGAGCTGCTTTCCACCATCTTCCTGATGATGAACGCGGGGTACGAGACCACCGCCAACCTGATCAGCAGCTCGGTGTACGCCCTGCTGAAGTATCCCGAACAGTTGGAGCTGTTGCGCGGGGATGCCACCCTCATACCGAACGCAGTGGAAGAATTCTTGCGGTATGAAAGCCCGTTGAACCTTTCTACATTGCGCTACACTACCGAACCGGTGGAGGTCGGTGATACTGTTATTCCCGCCGGCGAGGTCGTGTTCCTGGCGCTGTCCTCGGCGAATCGGGACCCGAATCGGTTCGCGGAGCCGGACCGGCTGGACATTCGCCGTAATGCTGCTACACACCTGGCCTTCGGGCACGGTATCCATCATTGTGTCGGTGCGCCGCTGGCACGACTCGAGGGCGAAATCGTGCTGGCCCGGCTGTTGGACAGGTTCTCCCACTGGGAGGCGGCCGAGCCACTGGAACGACTCACCTGGCGTTACACCCTGCAGTTCCGTGGTTTGGAGCGGCTACCGGTCAGGTTGCACGCATGA
- a CDS encoding mycofactocin-coupled SDR family oxidoreductase, translated as MSRVAGKVALVTGAARGMGRSHAVRLAQEGADIVAVDLCADLETTPYPGANSEDLASTTQLVEQLGRRILARRADTRNFEELQGVVDEAIAEFGHIDVVCANAGISSFGFSWELSDEAWQEIIDVNLTGSWKTVKAVIPHMIERNEGGSLVFVSSTAGLIGVPTMSHYTASKHGVVGLMRALAAELAPHNIRVNSVNPGNIDTPMVNNAPMRKLFLPGVSDPTPEAANDVMKEMSALPVGWLDSRGVSDAVLYLASDEARHITGITLPVDAGMMLPNKIR; from the coding sequence TTGAGCCGGGTCGCCGGGAAAGTCGCATTGGTTACTGGCGCTGCGCGTGGAATGGGACGTTCGCATGCGGTGCGACTTGCCCAGGAAGGGGCAGACATCGTAGCTGTTGACCTGTGCGCGGACCTCGAAACCACGCCGTATCCAGGGGCGAACAGTGAGGATCTTGCCTCGACGACGCAACTGGTCGAACAGCTGGGCCGGCGGATCCTCGCCCGCCGGGCGGATACGCGCAACTTCGAGGAACTGCAGGGTGTCGTCGATGAGGCGATAGCCGAGTTCGGTCATATCGACGTCGTGTGCGCAAATGCTGGAATATCCAGCTTCGGGTTCTCGTGGGAACTTTCCGACGAAGCCTGGCAGGAAATTATTGACGTCAATCTGACGGGATCGTGGAAAACCGTCAAAGCGGTGATTCCCCACATGATCGAACGGAACGAGGGCGGATCACTGGTCTTCGTCAGCTCGACAGCGGGGTTGATCGGCGTGCCGACCATGTCGCACTACACCGCATCCAAGCACGGCGTGGTCGGGTTGATGCGTGCCTTGGCAGCAGAGCTGGCACCGCACAACATACGCGTGAATTCGGTCAATCCGGGAAATATCGACACGCCGATGGTCAACAATGCTCCGATGCGAAAACTCTTCCTGCCCGGAGTCTCCGATCCGACACCGGAGGCTGCAAACGATGTGATGAAGGAGATGAGCGCGTTGCCCGTCGGCTGGCTGGACTCGCGGGGGGTCAGCGACGCCGTGCTCTATCTGGCGTCGGACGAGGCACGTCACATTACCGGAATCACCCTTCCCGTGGATGCCGGAATGATGCTTCCCAACAAAATTCGATAG
- a CDS encoding thioesterase II family protein, producing MHASTTSGGSWIRPLRSSARRGRVHLVCFPFAGGSAGYFHSLAKSLEPDILVLGVQYPGRQDRRHEPLIEDIGQLADEICEALIPWETQPLAFFGHSMGAVVAFEVARRFQRDDRRAPLALFASGRRAPSRHRDEDSHAADDDSIIANLRSLGGTDPALLEDDEMRRVILPVIRGDYRAVETYRAPTTETTLNVPIMAITGDRDPSVSLEEASAWREHAAGSFEIKVLTGGHFFIHEHIAEIADCVRRVLFGFRSERGITAERQGLFSDEPEEGAAMDAGLEVSCPMCGGLIEATDKDELIRLSQLHTLDAHCYNVPAEHVLAAMTPGDIDPGQGEDVR from the coding sequence GTGCACGCATCAACCACGAGTGGCGGATCCTGGATCAGGCCGCTGCGAAGCTCGGCTCGGCGCGGTCGAGTACATCTCGTATGCTTTCCGTTCGCGGGCGGTTCGGCAGGGTATTTTCACTCGCTGGCAAAATCGCTCGAACCGGACATCTTGGTGCTCGGAGTCCAGTATCCAGGGCGACAGGACCGTCGTCACGAGCCTTTGATCGAGGACATTGGTCAGCTCGCCGATGAGATTTGTGAGGCGCTGATCCCGTGGGAAACGCAGCCACTCGCATTCTTCGGTCACAGCATGGGTGCGGTGGTGGCGTTCGAGGTGGCGCGTCGCTTCCAGCGAGATGATCGACGCGCGCCGCTCGCATTGTTCGCGTCCGGGCGCCGCGCCCCGTCGCGTCATCGTGATGAGGATTCTCATGCGGCCGATGACGACAGCATCATCGCCAACCTCCGATCGCTGGGTGGCACGGACCCGGCTCTTCTCGAAGACGACGAGATGAGACGCGTGATCCTTCCCGTGATCCGTGGCGATTATCGGGCCGTCGAGACGTATCGTGCGCCGACAACAGAGACGACGTTGAACGTGCCGATCATGGCAATAACGGGCGATCGCGATCCGAGCGTGTCGCTCGAGGAGGCAAGTGCTTGGCGAGAACACGCAGCCGGATCCTTCGAGATCAAGGTCCTGACCGGAGGTCATTTCTTCATACACGAGCACATCGCCGAGATAGCCGACTGCGTGAGGCGTGTGCTCTTCGGCTTCCGTTCCGAACGAGGCATCACGGCGGAACGCCAGGGTCTGTTCAGCGACGAACCGGAAGAGGGTGCGGCCATGGACGCCGGCCTTGAAGTGAGCTGCCCGATGTGCGGAGGTCTCATCGAGGCGACTGACAAGGATGAGCTCATCCGCTTGTCCCAGCTGCACACTCTTGATGCCCACTGCTACAACGTTCCCGCTGAACACGTGTTGGCCGCAATGACGCCCGGTGATATCGATCCCGGCCAGGGAGAGGACGTCCGATGA
- a CDS encoding integrase core domain-containing protein, which produces MEPRQRDRDGRPPPPGELVHRSDAGSRYTSFRLAEDLDAAGIAASIGSVGDVYDNALTKSTIGMFKTEVIKPQRPWTTLSHVELATAEWADWYNHRRLHGEIGQIPSVK; this is translated from the coding sequence ATGGAGCCGCGGCAGCGCGACCGCGACGGCCGTCCGCCGCCCCCCGGCGAGTTGGTGCACCGCTCCGACGCCGGTTCGCGATACACCTCGTTCCGCCTCGCCGAAGACCTCGACGCGGCTGGCATCGCAGCCTCGATCGGCTCGGTCGGCGACGTGTACGACAACGCGCTGACGAAGTCTACGATCGGCATGTTCAAGACCGAGGTCATCAAACCGCAGCGGCCGTGGACGACACTCTCGCACGTCGAACTCGCCACCGCCGAGTGGGCCGACTGGTACAACCACCGTCGGCTCCACGGTGAAATAGGGCAAATTCCGTCTGTAAAATAG
- a CDS encoding cytochrome P450, protein MNSAVTECPTVDLNMLDPDFVQDPYETMAAWRALGPVVYNSHHDQYMIMSHHNCARVLGDIRHFNSANVLPEMEKAFGGPTFLGTDGARHQRVRGIWEPGFERRAVEAEWAARIQRVVDVYVDRFVERLRSGESLDALAEMTRIIPTVVTAQLLGVEEDVYDDFIKWSDATAAVLGARLDPTPRGQEIVAEGAAAAVALNSYIGGLIERHRALGVSDGSLMGQMVFDDFAPSMPDREILANGTMLTVAANESTAQVMAMMLYALGRHPDQRRALVADRSLVPAALEEVHRWSTLTQSVLRFACSDESQVEGFTIPEGSSVVALLGCANRDPARWDNPDSFDIFRLRKAHIGFGFGPHICLGIHMARMEMHIWLNRLLDELPEYEIAGDIEFGPDFTLRGLRGIPVKAA, encoded by the coding sequence ATGAACTCCGCAGTGACGGAATGTCCCACCGTGGACTTGAACATGCTTGATCCAGACTTCGTGCAGGACCCCTATGAGACCATGGCCGCATGGCGAGCTTTGGGGCCGGTTGTCTACAACTCCCACCACGATCAGTACATGATCATGTCGCATCACAACTGCGCGCGAGTGCTTGGTGACATCCGCCATTTCAACTCGGCGAACGTGCTCCCGGAGATGGAGAAAGCGTTCGGCGGACCGACTTTTCTCGGCACCGATGGTGCACGGCATCAGAGGGTCCGCGGAATCTGGGAGCCAGGATTCGAGCGCAGGGCTGTCGAGGCCGAGTGGGCGGCGCGGATACAGCGAGTTGTGGACGTATACGTGGATCGTTTCGTCGAACGCCTTCGCTCCGGCGAATCTCTCGACGCTCTCGCGGAGATGACGCGGATCATTCCCACTGTTGTCACTGCCCAGTTGCTGGGCGTCGAAGAGGACGTGTACGACGACTTCATCAAATGGAGTGACGCAACGGCGGCGGTTCTCGGCGCGCGGCTGGACCCGACTCCGAGGGGGCAAGAGATTGTCGCCGAGGGCGCTGCGGCAGCAGTTGCTTTGAACTCGTACATCGGCGGCCTCATCGAAAGGCACCGTGCGCTGGGGGTGTCTGATGGATCGCTCATGGGCCAGATGGTGTTCGACGATTTCGCGCCGTCCATGCCTGATCGGGAAATATTGGCCAACGGGACGATGCTGACGGTTGCGGCGAATGAGAGTACCGCACAGGTGATGGCGATGATGTTGTACGCGCTGGGACGCCATCCTGACCAACGTCGCGCGCTGGTCGCCGACAGGTCGCTCGTTCCCGCCGCACTCGAGGAGGTCCACCGTTGGTCGACTCTCACGCAATCGGTCTTGCGCTTCGCCTGTAGCGACGAGTCGCAGGTCGAGGGCTTTACGATCCCCGAGGGTTCCTCGGTCGTGGCTCTTCTGGGATGCGCGAATCGCGATCCCGCTCGCTGGGACAACCCGGACTCCTTCGACATCTTCCGTCTCCGTAAAGCACATATCGGATTTGGTTTCGGGCCTCACATCTGCCTTGGAATTCATATGGCTCGGATGGAGATGCATATTTGGTTGAATCGGCTGCTGGACGAGTTGCCGGAGTACGAGATCGCGGGCGATATTGAATTCGGCCCCGACTTCACGCTGCGGGGCCTCCGGGGGATCCCGGTCAAAGCGGCATGA
- a CDS encoding nuclear transport factor 2 family protein, translating to MTDEHRQRRERSGTMSAEVIDRFFKSSGAGDIETAVECFADDGQWITPDGDGLGTVHTKDQIGDLITSMNAMREKMIASGVDGKFESPIMFGENMGLVRWTVETDDGKVVNRGVDLFILSDGKIVLKDVYRKV from the coding sequence ATGACCGATGAGCACCGTCAACGACGAGAACGGAGCGGAACCATGTCAGCAGAAGTGATCGACCGGTTCTTCAAGAGCTCGGGGGCCGGCGACATCGAGACCGCCGTCGAATGTTTCGCCGATGACGGGCAGTGGATCACGCCCGACGGAGACGGACTCGGAACGGTCCACACCAAGGATCAGATCGGCGATCTGATCACCAGCATGAACGCGATGCGCGAAAAGATGATCGCCTCTGGGGTCGACGGAAAGTTCGAATCGCCGATCATGTTCGGTGAGAACATGGGGCTGGTTCGGTGGACCGTGGAGACCGATGACGGAAAGGTGGTCAATCGTGGTGTCGACCTCTTCATCCTGAGCGACGGGAAGATCGTGCTCAAGGACGTCTACCGCAAGGTCTGA